The genomic region AAACGAATAGAATTGTTCAAACGTTGGAAACATTTGTGGCCCTGAAAAGGGCCGATTTTAATTTGATAGTCCACCGCTCTTCGCTTAACCGCCGAAGCCGTACAGAGTTCTACCTTGGCGTTTCAGGGCGTATACGACGTCCATGGCAGTTACAGTCTTCCTTTTCGCGTGTTCGGTGTAGGTGACAGCATCGCGAATAACGTTCTCAAGGAAGACCTTCAGTACGCCACGAGTCTCTTCGTAGATCAAGCCGGAGATACGCTTGACACCACCACGTCGAGCCAAACGACGGATAGCCGGTTTGGTAATACCCTGGATGTTATCGCGAAGAACTTTCCTGTGACGCTTCGCTCCTCCTTTTCCCAATCCCTTTCCTCCCTTACCGCGACCAGTCATCTTGAACCTCTACGATTATAAACCGACTGACACAAGAGAGCAGATCGAATGATGACCAACTCGCCGGTACTGGCACTTTTATACTATGCCGAGCCGGCTCTTCCCCTCCACATCAACTTCAGCCAATCAGAACGCACGCCGGGTTTCTCGCCACACGGTGTTAGAATTGAGCCGCGGTTCGTCGCAGATGGCGAGCGTGCACACACATGTCGAGCCAACAGCCGATTCGTTCGGCGTCAtgcatgtatatgtattttttagtACGTAGTATTCGTATCTCTTGCATTTAATTTACAGATGAGCCGCAGCCTATTCTGATGTCATTGTATACATTCAACCGATCGACAAAAAGTATGACTGTTTTCATGTTTTCACATTAATCCTAAGACCattaatttaaaagacattACAAGATGTCTTGAGAGCACATTATTatcatcaatgtagattaactatGATAAATATTAGCTTTTCAacctttttcaatttttatgtcTTTAGAATTAAAGAGGTAAAATTATGCTGGTTGTGGAAATGGACCCGTCTTTTTCACATGTATGTCTATAATGTCCAATTCTGCCaatgtaaataaactttaaatctCGATTCGACTTACTCTTCATCTTTTTCCTGATTCTAACAACTAGAAAAAGATCaagttaaattgagattaaaatCAATCTACGTTAACAGAAATAGATATGTTTATGTTTAGGATTGATGTGAAAAACTAGTAGTAATATCTGCTACCGGAAATTGCTAAATCACTCAATGTACAatacaaagaacaaaaaaaaaatatatatatatatatttatgcatgCTTGAATCCTCTAATATATATTGTGAACAGTATGCGAGAAAAAGCACAGAGTATGAGAGAAGGAACATTTGCTTATATCTAATCATGTTTAAACCAATAAAATAGAAGCTCTGTCTCTGATTGTATTATACACAAGTTTTTTCAACAgttgtatttttaagataattcaGTGTCAGCTATCATGCGATCAACTGCGcaagaatgtatttaaatttgacatttaattCTAGAACGGTATGTAAACTTTTAACATACGACTTCCatgaaacaatattatttcattcaacatcGATTTCATaggattaaattattatttaaattagtatGCAAAGAAAATTGATGCTACtacttttttctcaaaaaattctaCCTAAGCAAAATGTGCAATCTATTGTCCAAGTGTGATAAGGTGTGCgagaatgtatttaaattttatttaacttcagAATAGTATCGTACGTAAATATAACATATGATCTTCATACAGCAATATTGCGTGATTTAATATCGATACTGTTCTACAAAGTTATATTGCCATTTAAATTAGCGTTCGTAACGCAGGAAGTAACGATGCTAttactttttgttataaatcCTACCGGGCAAAATGTGCAGCTATTGTCTAATAATAAAAGCTAGATCCATATTTTAATCATGGTATactaataaatgaaattaaaagaatggA from Solenopsis invicta isolate M01_SB chromosome 7, UNIL_Sinv_3.0, whole genome shotgun sequence harbors:
- the LOC105193509 gene encoding histone H4: MTGRGKGGKGLGKGGAKRHRKVLRDNIQGITKPAIRRLARRGGVKRISGLIYEETRGVLKVFLENVIRDAVTYTEHAKRKTVTAMDVVYALKRQGRTLYGFGG